The sequence TGCTGAAATGCAACTGTTATAGCCTTGCTAAACTGCATATGCGAGGGCAATGGATTGATGTAGCCCACTATAATGACCCTCAGACCTTAGGTATCATACCCGATTCGCAGTATGAAAAACAGCGTTTTATTGTCGACGTATCGATCGGTTCCAGTAAATACATAGGCGCGGGTTCGGGCCCGTGGCGACTCTGGCCCAATGTCGAGTTTCGATACCACGCTGGTTTTTATCAGGCACTACGTAGTTCAACGACATCGGCTTTCATTGCCGCCGGTTATCGCAGCCAGGATATTTATAATATCTATCTCGAAGACAGTTACCCGTTTGTCCAGCTAGGACTTGTCATGGGCTTTAAGGTTCACAATGATCAGCGGGAACCGTTTATGGATGGCTGGTTTATTCCCACGAAGCAGGCTAAACAATCGCAACAGGCTAAAAGCCAATAAGAACGCCATTATAGAATGACAGATTTGCCGGGCCTTTATCGCAGGTTTGGCTAAAAATTGCGGGGTTCGGGTAGTTAAAATCAAAATATAAACCGTTTCTAAATTCCTACTTCAATGTCTATTAATCTAAATCCTCAACTCACGACCGAATATGAGAGTCTGTTTGGCTCTTGTCTGATTAATCCCGTGAAGCAGAACGAAGCCGTAAAAATCAAAAACAAAATAGTGGCCAATAAACCAGTCTATGAACTGGTGGAGAACGCTACCAGGGTCCCCTGGTTTGTTGTAGCCGTTATCCACAGCTTAGAGGGTGGGCTAAATTTTAAAACTCATTTGCACAACGGTGATCCCTTAAGTGCCAAAACGGTTCATGTTCCGAAGAATCGCCCTCCCGGAAAAGCCCCTTTTACCTGGCAGGAAAGTGCTATCGATGCGTTAACTTTTGACGGTTTATCAGGTGTGCAGAATTGGCCGTTGCCCGTCATTCTGTTTAAACTCGAAGGCTTTAACGGGTTTGGCTACCGAATTAAGCACCCGGAAGTATTGACCCCTTACTTATGGAGTTTCACCAATCATTATCAAAAAGGAAAATTTACTCAGGATGGTAAATTTGACCCGAAAGCTGTGTCAAAACAATGTGGTGCCGCGGCCATTCTGCAAGTAATGGTGGCTGATGGCGATATAATAATTTAGGCCTCGGTGTCGACGATTGATTTTGTTTAAAGTAACCAAGAATAAGTCAATCGAGAAAGGCCCCGATTGACTAGCTGTCGCTTACCGGGTAGCAAAATCCCCTAAAACAACCATTCCTGCAACAATAAGCGAAATATTTGATACTATATCAGAAGCTTTTTTGCGAGTATCGTCGGAAACTTGTAGCGCCAAAATCAACCTGATTTTGGTGCTACAAGTTTTTTTAGGTTTAACTCCCCTCAACTTATGCAAATTGAACAATTCACTCGAGTACTAACTACCTCAATTACTCTGCTCATGGTTGCCGTTAGCTGCACTTCAACACCAGGTAAAGCTGATGAGAAAACAAGGACTCAATCCGACACGCTGGACTATTTCCTGCTACGACCCGAGGTTGAAAAAAGTTACGGCTATTCAAACGCCGTCCGGATCGGTAACGATCTGAAAATATCGGGGGGCGTGAGCATGGACGATGCCGGGAATTTAATAGCCCCTGGCAACCTGAGAGAGCAAATGAAAAACTGCTACGCCGACCTTGGCAAAGTGCTGAAACACTACGGCTACACTTTCGACGACGTTGTGGTTGAAAATGTGTACACGACCAACATGCGTGAGTTTATCAATCAATCGGGCTATAGAAATTTGATTTACCAAAAGAATTTTCCAACAGGTACGTGGCTTGAAGTCAAAGGGCTGGCGTTACCGGGTCAATTGATTGAAATTAATCTGGAAGCCCATAAGACCCAATAAGTTGGGTATATTGTCTTCATAAAATAAGGTAATAACCCAAAACCATGAGCGTATCAAAAAAACTACTCCTCTCCGTGGTTACCTCTCTGTTGACGTTATTTGCTTTTGCCCAATCCACATTACCCGTTGCTTCGACCGGTAACACGGAGTACGGCAACAATGCCAAAGTTGGAAAATACGCCAACATCCGGGGTTTTAACATGTATTACGAAGTCTATGGCGCGGGTAAACCTCTGCTCTTCATTCATGGCAACGGCGGTTCTATCAATAACTTCAAAAACCAGATTCCGTATTTTGCCAAACATTACAAAGTAATTCTGGCCGATAGCCGGGCGCAGGGAAAATCGACTGATCCTGGTGATTCACTTACCTACGAAATGATGGCTGACGATTTTAATGCCCTGCTGAATCAGCTTCATGTGGATTCGTGCTACGTTGTTGGCTGGAGCGACGGGGGCATCGATGGATTGTTGTTAGCGATGCGGCATCCTGAAAAGGTAAAGAAACTGGCCATTACCGGGGCAAATTTATGGCCCGATACAACGGCCATTGAGCCTTCTCTTTTTCAGTGGATCGTATCGACTAATGATAGTCTGGCGAAGGTGCCGCAACTACCAGCGGTTAAAGCACAGAAGAAGCTGCTTAGTCTGATGATATTTAATCCGCATATCTCAACGGCGGATCTGAAACAGGTGAAATGTCCGACGCTGGTTATCGGTGGCGATAATGATGTGATTCTGCCAAAGCATACGATGGCCATTGCGCAGGCTATTCCACAATCGTATCTGTGGATTTTACCCAACTCCGGCCACTCGACACTCATCGTTTATAAGGATATGTTTAATCAGGTTGTCGGAGATTTTTTCAAAACGCCCTACCGAAAAGTAAAGGGCATGGCCCAGCTCGACTAGGTGTATGATAATCACAGCCTTTGCCACCTGCATTACTTTCGTTCCGTGCCACGGTTATTTTTGAGTGTCATGACTAACCGTGGCACAGCACGAAAGTCATAACCTGAATTCATCAACATTTTCATCTCTAAACACATGCGTTTACTCTCCTTCATTTTGGCAATTTGCCTTCTTGTTTCCTGCCGGCAAAAAGACAAATCAACTGCTGTCTCCGTCGCAGATTATTTTAGTTATGGTGATTCGCTGGAATCGGCGGGAGTAAGGCTGATTCCGATTAAAACGCCAGTTGGTGAGTTCAAGGTCTGGACAAAACGGTTTGGCAACAATCCAAAAATAAAAATCCTGCTGTTACACGGTGGCCCCGCCATGACGCATGAGTACATGGAATGTTTTGAGACGTTTTTTCAGCGACAGGGCTTTGAATTTTATGAATACGATCAATTAGGTTCCTACTACAGCGATCAGCCAAAAGATACCAGCCTCTGGACAACCGAGCGGTTTGTTGAGGAAGTCGAACAGGTTCGCCAGGCCATTGGGGCCGACAGTACAAACTTCTATGTGCTGGGCAATTCGTGGGGTGGTATTCTGGCAATGGAGTATGCCTTGAAGTATCAGAAGCATTTAAAAGGATTGCTGGTTGCCAATATGATGGCCAGCGCCCCTGAATATGGAAAATACGCGGACGACGTACTCGCCAAACAAATGAAACCCGAAGTGCTCGCAGAAGTTCGGGCGATTGAAGCGAAAAAGGATTTCACGAATCCGCATTATATGGAATTGCTCATCCCCAATTTCTATCATGAACATTTATGCCGTCTGGCTGAATGGCCTGATGGTTTTAATCGGTCTATGAAACATGCTAACAATGACATTTATGTATTGATGCAGGGGCCAAGTGAATTTGGGATTAGCGGTCGACTTGCCCGCTGGGATATTAAAAATCGCCTGAACGAACTGACGGTCCCTACCTTGATGATTGGCGCTAAACACGATACGATGGACCCCAAGGCGATGGAGGAGCAAAGCAAACTGGTCAAAAAAGGTCGCTATCTATATTGCCCCAACGGAAGCCATCTGGCCATGTGGGATGACCAACAGGTATTTATGAACGGCGTCGTCAAGTTTATTCACGATGTTGATTCTGGAAACTTATAAAACCGACTGTTCGCATGATCAACTATTTTATCGTACTCCTTTTCGTATTGGCAAGCCAGATTTCGGTTTTTGGGCAAAAGCCAAGAGCACGAGAAATTGGCATTCCTTTCTCTGGAACGCCCGGAAAATTCAATGCCATAACCGATGTAAAAGGTGTAGAAGTCGGGTATAGCACCATCATATCGGGTCAGGGGAAAAATATACGGGGAAAAGGCCCCGTCAGAACTGGCGTTACCGCTATTTTACCAAGAGGCAGAACGAATAACCCTGTTTTTTCAAATTGGTATTCATTGAACGGCAATGGCGAAATGACAGGAACAACCTGGATTACCGAATCCGGATTTCTGGAAACGCCCATTATGATCACCAATACAAATAGTGTAGGGGTTGTTAGAGATGCCGTCCTGAAATGGTTCGTCAAAACAGGCTGGTATAAAGAAGATTATTGGTACACGTACCCAATTGTGGCCGAAACATACGATGGTGGACTGAATGATATTTATGGCTTTCATGTCAAGGAAAGCCATGCTTTTGAGGCATTAGACAAGGCTAAATCCGGCTTTCTGGAAGAGGGCAATGTGGGCGGAGGAACAGGCATGATGTGTCTGGGTTT comes from Spirosoma aureum and encodes:
- a CDS encoding RidA family protein is translated as MQIEQFTRVLTTSITLLMVAVSCTSTPGKADEKTRTQSDTLDYFLLRPEVEKSYGYSNAVRIGNDLKISGGVSMDDAGNLIAPGNLREQMKNCYADLGKVLKHYGYTFDDVVVENVYTTNMREFINQSGYRNLIYQKNFPTGTWLEVKGLALPGQLIEINLEAHKTQ
- a CDS encoding alpha/beta fold hydrolase, which translates into the protein MSVSKKLLLSVVTSLLTLFAFAQSTLPVASTGNTEYGNNAKVGKYANIRGFNMYYEVYGAGKPLLFIHGNGGSINNFKNQIPYFAKHYKVILADSRAQGKSTDPGDSLTYEMMADDFNALLNQLHVDSCYVVGWSDGGIDGLLLAMRHPEKVKKLAITGANLWPDTTAIEPSLFQWIVSTNDSLAKVPQLPAVKAQKKLLSLMIFNPHISTADLKQVKCPTLVIGGDNDVILPKHTMAIAQAIPQSYLWILPNSGHSTLIVYKDMFNQVVGDFFKTPYRKVKGMAQLD
- a CDS encoding proline iminopeptidase-family hydrolase translates to MRLLSFILAICLLVSCRQKDKSTAVSVADYFSYGDSLESAGVRLIPIKTPVGEFKVWTKRFGNNPKIKILLLHGGPAMTHEYMECFETFFQRQGFEFYEYDQLGSYYSDQPKDTSLWTTERFVEEVEQVRQAIGADSTNFYVLGNSWGGILAMEYALKYQKHLKGLLVANMMASAPEYGKYADDVLAKQMKPEVLAEVRAIEAKKDFTNPHYMELLIPNFYHEHLCRLAEWPDGFNRSMKHANNDIYVLMQGPSEFGISGRLARWDIKNRLNELTVPTLMIGAKHDTMDPKAMEEQSKLVKKGRYLYCPNGSHLAMWDDQQVFMNGVVKFIHDVDSGNL
- a CDS encoding DmpA family aminopeptidase encodes the protein MINYFIVLLFVLASQISVFGQKPRAREIGIPFSGTPGKFNAITDVKGVEVGYSTIISGQGKNIRGKGPVRTGVTAILPRGRTNNPVFSNWYSLNGNGEMTGTTWITESGFLETPIMITNTNSVGVVRDAVLKWFVKTGWYKEDYWYTYPIVAETYDGGLNDIYGFHVKESHAFEALDKAKSGFLEEGNVGGGTGMMCLGFKGGTGTSSRVVKIKDLSYTVGALVQSNFGTKRHLTIAGVPIGEELKDTLNYEIKGPPSYKQEGDGSIIVVVATDAPLLPHQLKRIATRVSLGVGIVGGKGNNGSGDIFIAFSTANPTAFQRENIAKLDQLPNDQMNPLFEATVQAVEESIINAMVAAETMEGINGNKAYGLPHKRVIDLLKKYKRIK